A single Arvicanthis niloticus isolate mArvNil1 unplaced genomic scaffold, mArvNil1.pat.X pat_scaffold_758_arrow_ctg1, whole genome shotgun sequence DNA region contains:
- the LOC117702403 gene encoding testis-specific Y-encoded protein 1-like — MESPEEGSVSMAPQEFRELELLESRLLEGEAQVQAPEQSPGAPAGDNQMVKPLVIGGPVEDGVSLAEVVHHPDTCEEGDEAAIGELKVTEVVDVKNEGEEVKEHKQEGEQDQQPELEKDPEQACDSKDQHAIQRLPQSSGGPTEGRSKIEELELLQLELSFVNARCSGALARIKARVAKARGPYFQRRKTIIQGIPGFWAKAIMNHPQMSSIISSQDEDLLGYMLSLEVEYNPGLRMYRMMFSFSENPYFRNDIVTKDYELSIIGYKESDSSTIEWIGQAEHSYANCMQDTTRLTFFNWFCAHKFPGSNRIAEIIMDDLWPNPLYYYPKEDHS; from the exons ATGGAGAGTCCCGAGGAGGGGAGTGTGAGCATGGCTCCCCAGGAATTCCGGGAGCTGGAACTCCTGGAAAGCAGACTTCTGGAAGGAGAGGCCCAAGTTCAGGCACCAGAGCAGAGCCCAGGTGCTCCTGCTGGGGACAATCAGATGGTGAAGCCTCTGGTAATAGGTGGTCCTGTGGAGGACGGGGTATCCCTTGCAGAGGTGGTACATCACCCTGACACGTGTGAGGAGGGGGACGAGGCTGCTATCGGGGAGTTGAAAGTCACAGAGGTGGTGGATGTCAAGAATGAGGGTGAAGAGGTAAAGGAGCACAAGCAGGAAGGTGAACAAGATCAGCAGCCTGAGCTGGAAAAGGACCCAGAGCAGGCATGTGATTCTAAAGACCAGCATGCGATACAAAGGTTGCCACAGTCAAGTGGTGGGCCTACAGAAGGCAGATCTAAAATAGAGGAGCTGGAACTTCTTCAGCTGGAGCTCAGCTTTGTGAATGCCCGCTGTAGTGGAGCTTTAGCCCGGATTAAAGCAAGGGTGGCCAAAGCGCGTGGACCTTACTTTCAGCGCAGAAAGACCATAATCCAGGGCATCCCAGGCTTCTGGGCTAAAGCT ATAATGAACCATCCCCAGATGTCGTCCATCATCAGCAGCCAGGATGAAGACTTACTGGGCTACATGTTGAGCTTGGAG GTGGAGTACAATCCTGGGCTGAGGATGTACAGAATGATGTTTTCCTTTAGTGAAAACCCATACTTCCGGAATGACATTGTTACTAAGGATTATGAGCTCAGCATCATTG GATACAAAGAGTCAGATTCTAGTACAATAGAGTGGATAGGTCAGGCTGAACATAGTTATGCCAACTGCATGCAAGACACTACCAGGCTCACTTTCTTCAACTGGTTTTGTGCACACAAATTCCCTGGCTCCAACAGGATTGCTGAG ATAATCATGGATGACCTGTGGCCGAATCCTCTTTACTATTACCCTAAGGAAGACCACTCATGA